Sequence from the Rutidosis leptorrhynchoides isolate AG116_Rl617_1_P2 chromosome 3, CSIRO_AGI_Rlap_v1, whole genome shotgun sequence genome:
cttttaaggtaagaatcataacatttcatgctttaatctttgagaaaatggagtttttgtgttagtttctataaagtgtgtattttgggtcaaagtggatagatttgatgttgtttgagtccaaatcttgtgggtttatgtttcttaatgtatagtgtcttcgatttggtcagttttgaggtcataatcgagctctagagcaagaattggtcgattttgggtgaaacccgtcactttgtcttcagcttctgcagatgaacacagtcggccgagtgtctcgagacactcgaccgaccgactcgaccatcgaccgagtgtgtaagacccacggccgagtgtgtctgtgagagaccatcgaccgagtgactagacactcggtcgagtgagtgtagacagtcggccgactgtctctgacagtcgaccgagtgtctttggcagtgaaatattttacctaAGGGTTGatatttagccgttatgctgcccgtttttattttgatgattttgatgtaaattttgaaagtgcacaagtgttaagcaaaaaaatttagcggatactttttctgacaaaaatttcagtattgtgctgttttgtgctatcggatagaaactaacttgtggatatgtttttctcaggagaaaaggagaaagagaaggttcagtgattagatagctgaacaccttctcgtttgctggtaatcggtaagtgggactaactggagaatatagtatatagaagcatgttatattatgattgccatgcttgttagatatacttattgttgtggttagttagttcatgtgatgactgcatgttagttgatgcttgtctgctggagcccagtgcgtccctattgtgtggtagcctcggtaggagagatcaacctgcgggttggattCCTCTgtagtagcctagacagccgtggtgtatatatatgtgaatgacgcatccatcgcgtgtggattatgtatatacatacggtggtggaggaacttctggtaagccccagtccgatcagctggtggttaatggtttggccgagccgccagagtctctgtagatggctgttgggtgatgtttgtatgttagactatgtgacatgattagtataacagttatgtatgctatggcctgtagttagtcgtactcacttagcttcttgctaattcccctccatctcctcccttgcaggttattagcttttgtatatagtgctttttgggagaagacgggcatggcgatgttatgtttgacagggttaactctgatgtggtcttttagaatatgaaccgtgtacttttgaaaacaggatgtatttacgtcttttcctgttaatatgtaatttgttttaatgacacgtgacatcggtttgtacaaatgttgatatcgtatttaattaatattatgcttccgccacgtattaaaaaaaaaatcagcggtgtcacaccatcgaatcatacaagaaatatttcagaaaaccatcttATTATAGATGAGTTCTCCTATGACAAAAGTTCACTTACAAATGAACATtcagatttcattacaaagttaacaTCCGAACAAAAGGAGGCATATGATCAGATAATAAAAGCGGTTGATCACGGCAAAGGAGGTGTGTTCTTTTTGTACGGTTATGGTGGTACTGTAAAAACCTTCCTTTGGAAAACACTCTCAGCTGCATTGAACAGAAAAGGGGAAATTGTTTTAAATGTTGCGTCAAGTGGGATAGCAGCTTTACTATTAGCTGGAGGTCGAACGGCGCATTCACATTTTCACATACCGCTTCATCCTACGGATGAGTCATTTTGTTCTATTTCTCCAAGCAACAAATTGGGTGAGCTTATTCGGAGAACAAAACTGTTTATTTGGGATGAGGCCTCGATGGTTAACAAGATGTGTGTTGAAGCACTGGATCGTTCTATGCGTGATATATGTCGTCAATCCAATCCTGACAGTATGGATACTCTGTTTGGGGGTAAAACAGTTGTGTTTGGTGGTGACTTTAGACAAATATTACCGATTATTCAAAAAGGTAAAAGAGAAGATATAGTAGGTGCATCTCTAAATTCTTCCTATTTGTGGGATTATGTTACTGTTTTAAAACTTACAGTTAACATGAGATATGTGGTATTGAAACTGATGCCAATACTAGAAGTTTTACTCAATGGATACTTGACATAGGCAACGGTGATATCGATGAATCTGAAGACGGAGTTTTTGATATTGAAATTCTACAAGATCTTTTGATAACAGATCTTGATGATCCAACTGGTTCGATCATCTCAACTATTTATCCAGAATATCTTTTTAATTTTGGCAATCCAGAATATTATCAGCAACGTGCAATTCTTGCTCCAACTCATGAAGTagttaatatcattaatgataGAATGATGATGTGTCATATTTGAGCTCACACAGTATCTGTGCGTCACAGAGAGACGCTGACTTTAATAGTGAACTATACACTACCGATTTTCTAAATAGAATTGAAGTTGGTGGTTTACTAAAGCACAATCTGAGGCTCACAATTGGTGTACCAGTTATGTTACTTCGAAATATAGATCAGGCAGGAGGTTTGTGTAACGGTACACGTTTACAAATTGAGCACTTAGGAGAAAAAAGCATCACAGCAAAAAATTTAACAGGCTCAAATGTGGGGAAGATTACAGCGTTATCACGTATGCTTATCGTACCGACGGAAAAAAGAATACCTTTCAGATTCCAAAGAAGACAATATCCATTTCGGGTTGCTttgcaatgacaataaataaaagtcaagGACAATCACTATCGCGTGTCGGTTTATTTCTTCCAAAACCGGTGTTTAGTCATGAACAACTATACGTTGCACTATCTCGGGTTACTAATAGGGAAGGAATCAAGATATTAATCTTAGACAAGGATAACAAAATTACCAACACAGCAAAAAATGTGGTATACAAAGAAGTCTTGCAACACTTATAGACttaattgaagaaatgttttaaaAATTTTTCATTGGTATGATATCTTTGAACTATTATGTATGTATAATTTTTTTTAGAAATATTTGAATTATGTTACATTATTATGATTTCCACCAagtataattttatttttaaatatgtTTCATTCATATCAGATATGTGACAAAAATTCTATAAGTTTCCATgtaatgttactaatattataagTACGGTATCTTAGAATTAATATGAATTCcaacgtgcaacgcacgggctccaaaacctagtgtgtgtgtgtgtgtgtgtgtgtatatatatatatatatatatatatatatatatatatatattactagttTTGTGAGCATGTGCGTTGCACGACATTTGTATAAATTAGTAGTCAATAATGTTGATATTGATagttatcaaatgtataatacaattacaataaagATTCTATTATTGTTGATAACATTTGTATTGAAACATTAGTATtgaatattaacacacatattatGATCCCATACGTTAGAATCATTTTAACTTCAAAtgacaaataatcgataaaacaTCGAACATTAACCGCTAAAAAGTTGTTTTAAAACCAAAAGttaagaataatattttatgtacatcttTAATTATATATGTTTTGGTACAAACTAATTCCATTATATCAAAATCTCAAATGAATCAGAGCATGCATAcatctaaatatatataataattatcaaataaatattttaatttcaatttacaAACATGAGCCCGTGTGTTTATATAATATTATACACATTAGATTAacatattttattaaaattatgcgCAGAGTGTAAACtaattttatattataaaatattattcataaataataatataatgttaATAACGAATATATGTTTCATAATTTTTTttagtaaataaattaataaaattataacatttatcgttgttaatattaatataatatttaatgataatattatataatattttaggtaatgaaatacgtgtattaaattaaattaaaaaactaTTACTTCAATTAATATATATGGAAATAACTGATAGAATGATATGTGGCAagaataaatgagatgttaacacGTGGTAAGAATTAATCAGGAGTTGACACATAGGATTATTGTCACacgctttatataatgtatagataaatacttattatatatatatatatatatatatatatatatatatatatatatatatatatatacatatatatagtggtaggatcaagagggaagtaaccattcggggggaagcggggggaagcaaaaactttttttttcattttttgaaaaaactttgttcacgaacattatagatgagatgaaaatatgaacatttagtagagacactttgtgataaatgtttttattttggcgggaaaacgctcgaagaattaatatataataattatcgtgtttttcgagcgtattttgaggttttagctattggggtttagatattagggtttagatattagggtttatagggtttagatattagggtttagatatttagggtttagggtttagatttagggtttagatttaggatttagattgagtttttaacacgaacggtttagagtttagggtttagggtttggtgttttgggtttatggaataaacccaaaacaccaaaccctaaaccctaaaacctaaactctaaatcggctaaattttacttcacaaaacatggaaaaaaaacgttcatattcttcacgaacaatattatcttgaatgttatttttgtcgatggtttttccgcctaaataataacattcatcacgaagtgtctcttctaaatgttcatatttttgcgtgatcttgatgccggaaaaaaaaaattcaaaaaaaacgaaaaaaaaaaatttgcttccccccgcttccccccgattggttacttccccattgatcctgcccctatatatatatatatatatatatatatatatatatatatatatatatatatatatatatatatatatatatatatatatatatatagtcatgcaCATATCCGCATCCGCAGATTTCACGCATGCATATGTTATTACGCATTAAATCCTACAACAAGTCAATGTGCACTCAATGCAGTATCATTGACTGAGTTTACCTTCACGCGTGTTTGATATGCGACATGCGGATGCCACGCGCGCTAATCCCAGGTCGGTTATCAATTCATTGTTGACCAAAGATAATATCTTctccataattatatccgagatCAGGGAGAGTTAGTTATGGAAAGGATTAACACAATCTTAGGTGATTCTAGAACGTAGGGTTTGCATATAAATACAGAGCCCTAAACCAGGACCGGTCTTGACTCATTTGATGCCCAGTGCGAGCCGACTTTAAAATGCCCTTAGTTAACTAACTTTTCCAACATTAACTTCTACCACTAAATTAATAAATTACCTTAATATACTACTATGAATTACGGAGTTTAAATTCAAGTTACAGATAAATGCATAAAGCGATCTATTTGTGATTTGTTTAAGCATAAAAGGTCTCATATCACGTTCAATATTATCTTAAAAGTTGCTATTAAATACTCAAACGTCTACCCCATGTGACATGAAATGTGCAACTCCAACACAATTAGAAGTAGCCTTTCTTGATTCTTTTTGTTACGTGTACTATCAGTAACTACCCTCTCCGTTCcatattaataattcactttttcaTTTCGGATTATCTCTAACTTCcataaatagataataataataatttaaaattttaaaatatcctTAACTTTTGCACATATGAcaaaaaaatagtaaaaagtaagagATAAAACCATAAAGTAAAGGAAAAAATACTTTATAATGATGAGATTTTTAAACTGTATATTTTTTCTGTGAACTATAAATATGGGACAGATTGAGCATAATTTAATAACGTTCTGTATGTAAACAACTAATGATCATACAACTAGATTTTAGTTATGAAGTAATAATATGAACTCGTCTATATTAATTTAATTCATACAATTGAAGGAGTTTACCACCACCTCCGACGAAATCAAAAATCATAAGAGAAAGGAGATTCGCAGTTACCACTCGACGGAGGTTaccactgtgatgacccgaaaattttcgaccaaatttaaacttaatctttgtatgttccgacatgataagcaaagtctataacgtTGAGTCTTgataattttgaaacaatgttcatatattcaactacccttcgaccattaccgatgattcacgaacagttgtgtaaataaaaatgtaaatatatatatacatatataaatataagaatacgtattaaattaaattaataaaatacaaaataatcatttgaatcgaATATGTAAagtatgatacaaaataattaaactgtTTTAAAAGGAACCTATGTTTATATATAAGATTTTTGCATACAattaatatattatgtatattgtattaaatattcgaatatgttatatgaataATATAATggataatatgtaatgttaatatattaaatgtaattacaagtgggaatatagttattatataaatgaatattactttcactattaatattgatatcagtattataaatcttataaatttaatacataatatataaatatgagattcgataagcataaattgttatatcaatattattagtattactctcattattagtattattatttgtattatcaatattattatttatgataaaaaaaataatagatatgaaagtgtatatatataaaacgttatattattactaataccattattaataaatttattaattattaacatttaataaatataaaatataaaaatagaagATTACAAATCTGTTATAATTCGCTAGCTGTCTAATTCTTTCTACTATATCTGATTTGCTTACAAAAGGAATCCAATTGCAGAAACATACAAATTAGGTTAGCAATTACTGTCAGGGGCGAATTTAGAGGGGGGgggcagtgaaatgtcccgttcttattgattaaaaacgttccatattaattgatttcgttgcgaggttttgacctctatatgagacgtttttcaaagactgcattcatttttaaaacaaaccataacctttatttcatagaataaggttttaaaaagctttacgtagattatcaaataatgataatctaaaatatcctgtttacacacgatcattacataatggtttacaatacaaatatgttacaacaaaataagtttcttgaatgcagtttttacacaatatcatacaagcatggactccaaatctcgtccttatttaagtatgcgacagcggaagctcttaataatcacctgagaataaacatgcttaaaacgtcaacaaaaatgttggtgagttataggtttaaccaatatatatcaaatcataataatagaccacaagatttcatatttcaatacacatcccatacatagagataaaaatcattcatatggtgaacacctggtaaccgacattaacaagatgcatatataagaatatccccatcattccgggacacccttcggatatgatataaatttcgaagtactaaagcatccggtactttggatggggtttgttaggcccaatagatctatctttaggattcgcgtcaattagggtgtctgttccctaattcttagattaccagacttaataaaaaggggcatattcgatttcgataattcaaccatagaatgtagtttcacgtacttgtgtctattttgtaaatcatttataaaacctgcatgtattctcatcccaaaaatattagattttaaaagtgggactataactcactttcacagatttttacttcgtcgggaagtaagacttggccactggttgattcacgaacctataacaatatatacatatatatcaaagtatgttcaaaatatatttacaacacttttaatatattttgatgttttaagtttattaagtcagctgtcctcgttagtaacctacaactagttgtccacagttagatgtgcagaaataaatcgataaatattatcttgaatcaatccacgacccagtgtatacgtatctcagtattgatcacaactcaaactatatatattttggaatcaacctcaaccctgtatagctaactccaacattcacatatagagtgtctatggttgttccgaaatatatatagatgtgtcgacatgataggtcgaaacattgtatacgtgtctatggtatctcaagattacataatatacaatacaagttgattaagttatggttggaatagatttgttaccaattttcacgtagctaaaatgagaaaaattatccaatcttgttttacccataacttcttcattttaaatccgttttgagtgaatcaaattgctatggtttcatattgaactctattttatgaatctaaacagaaaagtataggtatatagtcggaaaaataagttacaagtcgtttttgtaaaggtagtcatttcagtcgaaagaacgacgtctagatgaccattttagaaaacatacttccactttgagtttaatcataatttttggatatagtttcatgttcataataaaaatcattttctcagaataacaactttaaaatcaaagtttatcatagtttttaattaactaacccaaaacagcccgcggtgttactacgacggcgtaaatccggttttacggtgtttttcgtgtttccaggttttaaatcattaagttagcatatcatatagatatagaacatgtgtttagttgattttaaaagtcaagttagaaggattaacttttgtttgcgaacaagtttagaattaactaaactatgttctagtgattacaagtttaaaccttcgaataagatagctttatatgtatgaatcgaatgatgttatgaacatcattactaccttaagttccttggataaacctactggaaaagagaaaaatggatctagcttcaatggatccttggatggctcgaagttcttgaagcagaatcatgacacgaaaacaagttcaagtaagatcatcacttgaaataagattgttatagttatagaaattgaaccaaagtttgaatatgattattaccttgtattagaatgataacctactgtaagaaacaaagatttcttgaggttggatgatcaccttacaagattggaagtgagctagcaaacttgaaagtattcttgattttatgaaactagaacttttggaatttatgaagaacacttagaacttgaagatagaacttgagagagatcaattagatgaagaa
This genomic interval carries:
- the LOC139901981 gene encoding uncharacterized protein encodes the protein MPQPEDVDQYICAEIPDEIEEPELYQLVSDLMIHGPCGEKNPSCQCTDSERKCTKRFPKPFSDVTKTDEDGYRIYRRRDDGRTVTKQGHELDNRSVVAYNPYLLKRYQDHLNVEWYNQVASISYLFRYINKGNDRITAQLCNAETDEIQEYYDYRYVSSCEAVWRIMKFDIHDHYPSVIRLPFHLEGQQQIIFDEEELIDEVLEKPSVNTSIILLNKVKGPTSYEDIRTVNGQVFNSYRDACYDLGLLDDDKEYIEGIQEAFFGEGGHFFRKLFAQLLLSNTMSRPEVVFEKTFRFLSVDIVHPHRTGTQIEIELLKDLTLQEIDKLLQRNSSSLRNFITKLTSEQKEAYDQIIKAVDHGKGGVFFLYGYGGTVKTFLWKTLSAALNRKGEIVLNVASSGIAALLLAGGRTAHSHFHIPLHPTDESFCSISPSNKLGELIRRTKLFIWDEASMVNKMCVEALDRSMRDICRQSNPDSMDTLFGGKTVVFGGDFRQILPIIQKGNGDIDESEDGVFDIEILQDLLITDLDDPTGSIISTIYPEYLFNFGNPEYYQQRAILAPTHERDADFNSELYTTDFLNRIEVGGLLKHNLRLTIGVPVMLLRNIDQAGGLCNGTRLQIEHLGEKSITAKNLTGSNVGKITALSRMLIVPTEKRIPFRFQRRQYPFRVALQ